In Littorina saxatilis isolate snail1 unplaced genomic scaffold, US_GU_Lsax_2.0 scaffold_472, whole genome shotgun sequence, the DNA window GCAACAACGTTTGAGAGAAATTAAGAGAATATTTCATAACTTTTGAGTTGCGTGAAAAATTGTACTTAGTCTAAGTTAATGAGAGCGTCAATTTTCATTGGTCGTGGTAGACtgccagggatgttgctacataTTCATCCCTATAGGACAAATTTCctagctcttcagcatcaataggacatttgaccgctttcagaaatttcaataggacatcagaattgtttcattttcaagaatgacgctCGCCGTGTTACCCCCTGTTTTTGACCCTAATgtagcacaggatgccgttgaatagcgaaacgtgttcagcttttgttgaactttggcaggttttatttctatttttcggtggcataactaagtgcgcttcgtcaaaatgtctcgaactgaagcaaaagcagacgcaagactaagtcagttggagttgtcttccatactcctaactttaatgtgctgcagaAAGGTGTCACCCAAACGCAACATCCGCATTGCACAACTTTAGTGCACCTATACGCGAGAGTgcttggtcgctttttgaaaatgtgtatcttgaaaggAACACTAACGagtatcgcgctgtccgaaggaattgagttcttatcggacaggGATGtcagcgctcagttcaaaaaGATAGGACAtgtgaccgccatgcggctgtGAATCAGACATTTGAGCCTCTGAATCGGTCTGTCCGATGTCCgatgcctaacgacatccctgaacTGCTGATTATGAATTTTGGCTGTGTGCAGCTTCTTTCCTGTGCTAGTTGAACAATTTGAAATCGAGGATTGTTTGTTATAATCTGCTGTACTTACTACCATGTGAATTGCTATTTAGATGTTTCCACGGGTATATTATCTACAATTTCCTATCCCCCTTCATTTGCTCCGTCAACACTACTTCTAATTATAATGTTCTTATGATTTTGCAGTTAACTgtataatcatttttttttaatttgtattcatGCTAGATGTTCTTAGTAATTTTTGCTCTGTTACATGTGTACCATATTGAATTCAGAATTTTTCAattattatgtaatattttaaagTTTTGTACTTAATAATAGGTATGTttatatattgctattctggTAGGCACGTGGGGGATTCGGGGGTTGTGATAGGGTTGGCTCAAACAGCCCTACTGCAATCATAATGGGCCATATTCCGCAGGAAATTGCTCAATATCCTTTTCACATTCTAAAAAACAAAGACGCATGTTTCTGGGTTGTTGGATGTGTATTAGGTACACGTATACATGGCCAGGTTTGCTTCTGTGgctggtcgacagacgatgcaatttgcacattttgtttcttACTGTAGCCTAGGTGAAATACATTCTGTGTAAAATCTAGTTCTTATTATTAAGAGTTTGGCGCTGTCTAAGTTAACTCATCTGTTTATGAGTTTACCAGACCCTGatgataagtttttgtttgatttgaataggttatttttttcatttctatggaatggtaagaaagatagaataaagagaacaacagcatatcagtcgtttgaagagggggggggggcttaaaatggtggatttgaaatgctttttgtcagctctgaagatatcatggttacagcgagtcctttgtagtgaaggaaaagtaactaaacTTCTAAAAGCTCTGTGTCCACTTGTACATAACATTCACAAGAGAGGAGGTGAGTTTGGAAACATATTGATGCAAAGAGTTCAAAATTCTTTCTGGagagatgttttcaaacattataaacattttgcatgcaaatgtgtccccatctccttgagtgattttgcttcagagcgtctgtattataatgtacatatttgcatagataaaaaggttatttttaacaggaattggatggaaaacggcattattacttgtcggtcacttgatgagagccgatggtttttgagtcacttgagaaaaagtgactctatgtaatcggtcagtgttagtctgtccggccggccggccggccgtccgtccggccggccgtccgtagacaccaccttaacgttggacttttctcggaaactatcaaagcgatcgggctcatattttgtttagtcgtgacctccaatgacctctacactttaacgatggtttcgttgacctttgacctttttcaaggtcacaggtcagcgtcaaaggaaaaattagacattttatatctttgacaaagttcatcggatgtgattgaaactttgtaggattattctttacatcaaagtatttacatctgtagccttttacgaacgttatcagaaaaacaagggagataactagccttttctgttcggcaacacacaacttaacgttgggcttttctcggaaactataaaagtgaccgggctcaaattttatgtgaacgtgactcattgtgttgtgaatagcaatttcttcctgtccatctgatgcctcatataatattcagaactgcgaaagtgactcgatcgagcgtttgctcttcttgttatgtaacattttaatggacaataaagtgtttttattgttattgttatgttGAAATAACATGAGGTCTCTACATTGTAGGGACTATGCTGCATTATTTTATGgtctgtatgggggggggggggggggggatgggatagaaccacttgttaattgtttcttgttcacaaaagcattaatcaaaaaattgctccaggggttcTAGAATGTTAGGAAATATGCAAGTAGTAAGTGGTGAAGTTACATTGTGTGAAAGGATTATCTGCCTTGCTTTGataagaaatgttttattttgttagtttgttattCAAAATATTCTAAAATTCATTTCCTTTGCTGAAGCAAAAATTAAATTCAGCTACAGAAACAACATTACATGTGTCTTGTCTAAATGAATGGTTGgacgaattgtgttttgtgttttaattGGAACAAATATAATTAACTTTGTGGTAAAGTATTAAAGaagattgtaattcaatcaagtttgcgttttaataaaacagatcctgtgattggtcagaatgccacAACTCATTCAAAATTACCGGTCACTATTTGTCGATAGCCACttgctaaaaaagccattagctacctgctggcgaggcgcattgatacagcctcaactataTGAAGGCCAGCGAAATACccagaccataaggtatgcaaAGTGATGACGTCAAATACATGCcttaagttgatgcatgaattcttccggactacatcagtcaattccaaagatcgcttttgtgatgaaaagaatttgttttgagttagctgtccagaaacccgtcgaaaaagaagggaaaatgtatgtgaaagaaaacaaaagaggagcagagtgataagataggaatacagatacatatttcttgggacttgacccttgcagttgcaggtaggtggactgaaagtagtgtgtgaacagaacagaaccaattctgtctgtttaccatcgcatgaaagcaggaaagagatcgtcgtcagattgaattacaagtaTGTGCACGGCATGTACGAAGCGGACAGACCCCACTTTGAGCCCATCAGCAGTAGAGACACTAGAGGCCACTCTCTGAAACTCGGCAAAGACCACTGTAGACTGAACGTACGAAGCAATTACTTCTCCCAGCGAGTAGTGAACACCTGGAACAGTTTGCCTGAAGAGACAGTAACAGCGCCATCAGTCAACAGCTTTAAGACCAGGATAGACAATTTCTGGCGCCACAGTACTTCTATGTACAACCCTACCTGCCTAGTCTAGATTGTAAAATAGCCCGCCACGCATGCTACAGTCGAGTAATAGGACCTATGTAAAGGCTACACAGCCTACCACATAgtaaagttcaagttcaagttcaagttcaagtacAACATaatcgctccgtcgggcttcaattaactttggtcgggcgtcaatccacgatgacaaaCCTCGAAATTCCAAATGAAAGCATGTTAATTAATGTGTAATTATAAAACACTTAGACATAGAAATCTtcattatttgaaaaatgaaataGCCTAGATGTTTTAACTTAGCACACGCCTCAACATATCTTCATATAATTAAACAACATTACAAATTAAGATTATTTAAGCCAAATGGAGACTTACATTAAAAAAGATAACTCATGGCAATAGAaatcaaaactttactaaatcaTGTAAAAATAcctgatttttgtttgtgtacttGTTTGTATTTCTGTTGTATAGTATTTATGACAAGAAAGCCCTTTAAATCAATTACAACAGGATTTAGCTGAAATTGTGTGCAGGACAGGTTGTAAAGGGTGCCGGTCATTTTTTCAGCAGAATTTTTCAGCAGCCCTAAAAtcgcaatttaaaaaaaaatcaaatatgtaCTGATCTTCAAAATTTAAACTGCTTTACAATTCTTTGGAGAATGTAGTTACATATAAAAAGTTCGAAAAAATTCCAAAGaaaaatatatacacacacacactcacactcgatcacacacacacacacacacacacacacacacacacacacatcataatcATTAACATAAGTACTTGCCATGTTAATAACTTCATCCTTGCTTCGATGATAACTTGATGATCAAAAGTAATAGCCATTCACGAATAATTTTTCCTTTCGATTTATTTACAACCAATCAAAAAAAGCTTTCTATTATTCTTTTTAACCAATCGAAACGTCACGCGCTTTTTGACTGCCGATTGCTGGCGGAAATGACCTTCTGTATTCGTCCGAAGGAAACGGCTGAGTCTCAATATTAAGCTCAAAGAGAATGTTTTGTGTATCATTTCACGTGTTTGGGGGTTGCTGTGTAACTCGTCAGTTGTAGTGGACTAATTACAGGCCGCTAGAATGTTGTACACCCTTGAGAGCGTACGAAAAGCGGAAAACATCGGCGCGAGTTGCACTTTCGATTTGTCGAGGCTCCAGGTTCCTCTCATGGAGTGGTGTGGACACCGAGCCCGTTCTTGACAAACTTCTCGAAGTTGGTGAATGGTTATTTCGAGTTTGTTGCATGAAGTGAAAGCttaatcatttttgtttgtgtgtgaggttCGTGCGTTCGGGAAGGGGGTGCAGAAAGTGATGTAGAAAGCTTGAAACGGAGCGAGTCGGCAGTGCGGAGCACTCTGCGTTATATTCCTTGTAGTATATAGTActagtagtatgtcgtagtagtggactgtaaataatgatcgaccggcgatttgatacaagctcctgtgacgCATATATACAAATTCAAACACTAACAGCAGAATACAGAAATGACAGGCCACAACTTGCACCACCGACATAACCATACAACCTCCACCACAATCACacaaacgacacacacacacacacatacacactgacacacacacatacacacacacacacacacacacacacacacacacacacacacacacacacaccacagacaaCTAACACCACTCACCAGAAAAGCTAGCATACTGCAAAAATCCAGGGCAGCGGACGAGCTCCGTCGTACCGGAAGGAGTATCATCCCAGCAGCTAAACCCGTCCCAGTTCCTGCTGCAAGTCCCGTTAGGCTGAGGGTCGGCCGAGAGTTGGCGCTGGCAGCAGTCTCGGGCAGCCTGACAACACTCTTGCCAACCTTCGCAGTTCGGTTTGGACAACGTACTACACACTTGCTTGACCGCACTTGCGTTGCTGATGTCCGGCACGAGAATGGTCCTTGCGGGCAGGGCGGTCCGGTTGGTCATCACGAAGAGGTAAGGCTGGATGGGGTGGGCTTTGATGTCGCTCATCCTGCCGAGGTATTGGTAACACCAAGCGCACGAGTGCAGCTCGAAGTGTCTGCGTTCGAACAGCCTGGACTTGCTTCTGCACACCTCCGTCGTCTGCGCTGTAGAGGCTGTGGGGGTGACCGACAGCGTCTGAAACAACGTGGAGAGATACAGGAGGGTGTAGATCTAGATGTGgaacttttcagcacgtgtacgggtaacgtgtacgggtaacgtcatcaaatctagtttttacgtcacgcatttgccaagatctgcagtcttggtgggagcaaaacaacgtatgcatttggaacattggaaaacgaaagtgagtcacgggtgacgtaATACATATGAAAACGAGTGTCCACCGGACGAAAaagtaaacaaataaaattaaaaaaaaccagaaaaaacACAGTCATTCCCCGTTTTCCTCGTGCATATCAAACCATGCGagggactgacctaaatcattcACTATCAGACCCTCCAAGTTGCAAAATAGCTTGGGGGACAAGCAAAGGCACAAGACACCGGTTTGAAGACTTACAAATCACCCATATATGTTTAAGAAAAGGTTCTATAAAGACAACCAAACATGTGTCTGCTTTGTTACGTTATATCTTGCTGCAAAAAATACTAtagaaagaaacacgaaaaaaagTTCCTCTTCTGTAATGTACCGAGTTCAATATCGGGTGCCTATGCCTCTGACCTTTTTTGGATTACTAGTTTATTTTTTCCCACTAATGCAAGAATGTCTCTGTAGCGCAACGGTTAGCGTACTCCGTTTTGAGTCGGCAGGTCGTAGGTTCGAGCCCTGTCAGCGCGgtattcttttaattttatttgattgtttctttactctcctttgttttgttttattttactctattcATTTTTATTCCAAAGCATTATTGGTCATCAATTGCAATACTGACCAACGCTCGCCAGGTACTGATTTGGTATTGATCACTGCGGAATTCGTTGAGGCCAACCACTGAAGCAACCCCCTAAgtgtaaatgttttgaggtATAAAACATACCTTGGTATTATGTCAATTCTTTTTGCATTTTAATCAGatataataaaacaaaaatgtccaTCTAGATCAGGCTTAGACGCAGAAAGACTTGTATTTAGGCAACATGACTGATGAGCGACTCAGTGACTCGTAGCGAGAGATGCCGTTCTTATAGACCTGTGTAACGAGATTCTGTCGAAGTAATTCGATGCTAACCCTGCAGACTTTTGTATTGCCGCAATTAAAACACATTTATTTTGTTGGTAGCTGTTTGTTTCCTTGTGGATGTGTTATGTGCAATTAAACGGGTACGGACACACGTTTTACACATGGGTTACACGAgttgcaaagtatttgaaacgacggtattactgtatatacagtggtgcctgtgtTGAAAGACGAATACCATTTGGACCAGCCATGAGTGATGGAACATTGTACGCGGGGTATCTTGACAGGCACGTTTTAGAagaaataataatgaaagtgacaataaaaggtgtttttttcaagCGAGGTGTCCGCAATCTGCATGACAAAATATAGCTCTTAATTTATCTACATCGCTCGGTCTTTTTTCTtacgtattttgtgtgtgtgtgtgtgtgtgtgtgtgtgtgtgtatgtgtgtgtgtgtgtatgtgtgtgtgtgtgtatgtatgtgtgtgtgtgtgtgtgtatgtgtgtgtgtgtgtgtgtgtgtaagcacgcGCGCGTGCTGCGTCCGTTTCAGTGAGTGATTTCTCAAAAAAGTCTTGATGTTTGTAGTGCCATTAAGAACTAATGTGAATTAGATTTTTTTCAAACCGCCCGGCACTACAAAGCAtttattcttgtttttataaggacataaAAATGTTATAGTATTTGAGTCTTGAATTGCGATTTATTTATATTaatgagcacacacaaaaacttccccccccccaaaaaaaaagaagcatatTTTATAAAAAGAACAGGAAAAGCGCGCATGATTCATAAATAATGATAGCATTGCCGGGGCTCGAACCAGCGACTTCAGGAACCGCAGCGCAGCGCTATACCACTGACCTATGCGGA includes these proteins:
- the LOC138956747 gene encoding uncharacterized protein, with the protein product MASVFRSMGLPWTLLSCVSFFVTLSVTPTASTAQTTEVCRSKSRLFERRHFELHSCAWCYQYLGRMSDIKAHPIQPYLFVMTNRTALPARTILVPDISNASAVKQVCSTLSKPNCEGWQECCQAARDCCQRQLSADPQPNGTCSRNWDGFSCWDDTPSGTTELVRCPGFLQYASFSGKLFQVFTTRWEK